Proteins found in one Cricetulus griseus strain 17A/GY chromosome X, alternate assembly CriGri-PICRH-1.0, whole genome shotgun sequence genomic segment:
- the LOC113837778 gene encoding SLIT and NTRK-like protein 4 gives MFLWLFLIVSALVSSTNADSDISVEICNVCSCVSVENVLYVNCEKVSVYRPNQLKPPWSNFYHLNFQNNFLNILYPNTFVNFSHAVSLHLGNNKLQNIEGGAFLGLSALKQLHLNNNELKILRADTFLGIENLEYLQADYNLIKYIERGAFNKLHKLKVLILNDNLISFLPDNIFRFASLTHLDIRGNRIQKLPYIGVLEHIGRVVELQLEDNPWNCSCDLLPLKAWLENMPYNIYIGEAICETPSDLYGRLLKETNKQELCPMGTGSDFDVRILPPSQLENGYTTPNGHTTQTTLHRLVTKPPKTTNPSKISGIVAGKALSNRNLSQIVSYQTRVPPLTPCPAPCFCKTHPSDLGLSVNCQEKNIQSMSELIPKPLNAKKLHVNGNNIKDVDISDFTEFEGLDLLHLGSNQITVIKGEVFHNLTNLRRLYLNGNQIERLYPEIFSGLHNLQYLYLEYNLIKEILAGTFDSMPNLQLLYLNNNLLKSLPVYIFSGAPLARLNLRNNKFMYLPVSGVLDQLQSLTQIDLEGNPWDCTCDLVALKLWLEKLNDGIVVKELKCETPVQFANIELKSLKNEILCPKLLNKPSALFTSPAPAITFTTPLGPIRSPPGGPVPLSILILSILVVLILTVFVAFCLLVFVLRRNKKPTVKHEGLGNAECGSMQLQLRKHDHKTNKKDGLSTEAFIPQTIEQMSKSHSCGLKDSESSFMFSDPPGQKVTLRNAADKDKDLLHGDTRKRLSTIDELDELFPSRDSNVFLQNFLESKKEYNSIGVSGFEIRYPEKQQDKKNKKSLIGGNHSKIVVEQRKSEYFELKAKLQSSPDYLQVLEEQTALNKI, from the coding sequence atgtttctttggctctttctGATTGTGTCAGCCCTGGTTTCTTCAACAAATGCAGATTCTGACATATCAGTGGAAATTTGCAATGTGTGCTCCTGCGTGTCAGTAGAGAATGTACTCTATGTCAACTGTGAGAAGGTTTCAGTCTACAGACCAAACCAATTGAAACCACCGTGGTCTAATTTTTATCACCTCAATTTCCAAAACAATTTCTTAAATATCCTCTATCCAAATACATTCGTGAATTTTTCACATGCAGTATCTCTGCATCTGGGAAATAATAAACTGCAGAACATTGAGGGAGGAGCCTTTCTCGGGCTCAGTGCATTAAAGCAGTTGCACTTGAACAACAATGAATTAAAGATTCTCCGAGCTGACACTTTCCTTGGCATCGAGAACTTGGAGTATCTCCAGGCTGACTACAATTTAATCAAGTATATTGAACGAGGAGCCTTCAATAAGCTCCACAAACTTAAAGTTCTCATTCTTAATGACAATCTGATTTCATTCCTTCCTGATAATATTTTTCGATTCGCATCTTTAACCCATCTGGATATACGAGGAAACAGAATCCAGAAACTCCCCTACATTGGAGTTCTGGAACACATTGGCCGGGTGGTTGAATTGCAGCTGGAAGATAACCCTTGGAACTGTAGCTGCGATTTATTGCCTCTAAAAGCTTGGTTGGAGAATATGCCATATAACATTTACATAGGAGAAGCTATCTGTGAAACTCCCAGTGACTTATATGGAAGGCTTTTAAAGGAAACCAACAAGCAAGAACTGTGTCCCATGGGCACAGGGAGTGATTTTGACGTTCGCATTCTGCCTCCATCTCAACTGGAAAATGGCTACACCACTCCCAATGGTCACACTACTCAAACAACCTTGCACAGATTAGTGACCAAACCACCCAAAACAACAAATCCTTCCAAAATATCTGGAATAGTGGCAGGCAAAGCCCTCTCCAACCGAAATCTCAGTCAGATTGTGTCCTACCAAACAAGAGTGCCTCCTCTTACACCTTGCCCGGCACCTTGCTTTTGCAAAACACATCCTTCTGATTTGGGACTGAGTGTGAATTGCCAAGAGAAAAATATACAGTCCATGTCTGAACTGATCCCGAAACCTTTAAATGCCAAGAAGTTGCATGTCAATGGCAATAACATCAAAGATGTGGACATTTCAGACTTTACTGAGTTTGAAGGACTGGATTTGCTCCATTTAGGCAGCAATCAGATTACGGTAATCAAAGGAGAAGTATTCCACAATCTTACCAATCTACGCAGGCTTTATCTCAATGGCAATCAGATCGAAAGGCTGTACCCTGAAATATTTTCAGGCCTTCATAACCTGCAGTATCTGTATTTGGAATACAATTTGATTAAGGAAATCTTAGCGGGCACCTTTGACTCCATGCCCAATTTGCAGCTACTGTATTTGAATAACAATCTCTTAAAGAGCCTGCCAGTTTACATTTTTTCTGGAGCACCTCTTGCTAGACTGAACCTGAGGAATAACAAATTCATGTACCTACCTGTCAGCGGAGTCCTCGATCAGTTGCAGTCTCTTACACAAATTGATTTGGAGGGCAACCCTTGGGACTGCACTTGTGACTTGGTAGCTTTGAAGCTGTGGCTGGAGAAGTTAAACGATGGAATTGTTGTGAAAGAATTGAAATGTGAGACTCCTGTTCAGTTTGCCAACATTGAACTGAAGTCcctcaaaaatgaaatattatgtcCTAAACTTTTAAACAAGCCATCTGCACTTTTCACAAGCCCTGCACCTGCAATTACATTCACCACTCCATTGGGTCCCATTAGAAGTCCTCCTGGGGGCCCAGTGCCTCTGTCTATTTTAATCTTAAGTATCTTGGTGGTCCTCATTTTGACGGTCTTTGTTGCCTTTTGCCTTCTTGTTTTTGTGCTGAGGCGCAACAAGAAACCCACAGTGAAGCATGAAGGACTGGGGAACGCTGAGTGTGGCTCCATGCAGCTGCAACTAAGGAAGCATGACCACAAGACCAATAAAAAAGATGGACTGAGCACAGAAGCATTCATTCCTCAAACCATAGAACAGATGAGCAAGAGTCACAGCTGTGGCCTGAAAGACTCTGAAAGTTCGTTCATGTTTTCAGACCCTCCGGGACAGAAGGTCACGTTGAGAAATGCTGCTGACAAAGACAAAGACTTACTGCATGGAGATACCAGGAAGAGACTCAGCACAATCGATGAGCTGGATGAACTGTTCCCTAGCAGAGATTCCAATGTGTTTCTTCAGAATTTTCTTGAAAGCAAAAAGGAGTATAACAGCATCGGTGTCAGTGGTTTTGAAATTCGCTATCCAGAAAAACaacaagataaaaaaaacaagaagtcaCTGATAGGTGGGAACCATAGTAAAATTGTCGTGGAACAAAGGAAGAGTGAGTATTTTGAACTGAAGGCAAAACTTCAGAGTTCTCCTGACTACCTACAGGTCCTTGAGGAGCAAACAGCTTTGAACAAGATATAG